In a genomic window of Nocardia fluminea:
- a CDS encoding AAA family ATPase → MRLHRLELTAFGPFAETTVVDFDALGADGLFLLHGHTGAGKTTILDAIAFALYGKVPGARGESKRLHSDHADSQTPPSVVLEATLGGRLLRLTRSPEFERPKKNGTGTRLLQPQATLTWLDGSGENLSRITDIGDEVLRLLGMSADQFFQVVLLPQGDFAKFLRAENEDREKLLEKLFDTQRFGTAEKWLADRRRAAEGELTTRQQGIDRLITKVGMAAGYGGAESIGIHDSVTWSQELLAAARTTLAEATTNAELRRKESAEARTEAEEQRRVSELHTRMAAARTELAAYTASAPRRAELERELHRARLAEPVVHAIDEARSAVRDLRRSEGATRGAAAELAERLSAPQAADIAGVGLLSVVMNEPIGAHGGDRDAPDQPSGGDGPGTRVGRGDHASDGPRRVPSHEGSEAGRRSVQAGTLDVEGDLDAAISQWNALLGVLGEVRADAVLARRLADDLVVHERESDQLTRRAAELAQRRVELPAAIGAVQEQLREATDAAAALPGLRNELAKWQDSAAAAVEIARRRPALDAARGEHDTAWRAHLEAKERVLDLRTRRLAGMAAELAGALTEGAPCTVCGSAEHPRPAQPTDDAVSKDAEDAAQAAEQVAEAARDRLAERISAIEREIEALTARGGDADPVTLADAVRTATHRFDDTADTAERAPALTSRLEALRAEEAALHDQSRDVDTRLGTTTANIAATRTRLDELTARLRAAAGADTTVDARTTRLESLITAATTLRTARTEEATARDAVRTIAARVENLARTAGLVPEGYEDAQRETGEPDNRTARRTAADDADASVVTEMGAVADADTETKVVAETGNGGAVGLVAETAVGEAAGVVSETRVVAGTGVGTDSVITDHASSSAERDSAEQASAGRDEARVGGARAVRSELEMPSLFDLFDEDPLDEESADNEPVDDEPVEPAPPRDDIALLTAYAQVVTAVARTARQQAAIEGELTAADRARAHAETVLAEPRIQAVAEQTPGDLNALEQRFAEAQSALTAAVAAQSAATERVAQLEQLGTQLWGEVERIAPEQRAFDELAALAEVVAGRGENNRRMSLRSYVLAARLEEVAVAGSLRLRRMSGGRYEFVHSDKAGPRGKRGGLGLDVRDDYTGAIRSAKTLSGGETFMASLALALGLADVVAAETGGLVLDTLFIDEGFGSLDADTLDAVMGVLDELRANGRVVGVVSHVDEMRQRIPSRLHVVRGRSGSRLEATVA, encoded by the coding sequence GTGAGGCTGCACCGGCTCGAACTCACCGCGTTCGGTCCGTTCGCCGAGACCACCGTCGTGGATTTCGACGCGCTCGGTGCCGACGGGCTGTTCCTGCTCCACGGACACACCGGCGCGGGCAAGACGACCATTCTCGACGCCATCGCCTTCGCCCTCTACGGAAAAGTGCCGGGGGCACGCGGTGAGAGCAAGCGCCTGCACTCCGATCACGCCGACTCGCAGACCCCGCCGAGCGTCGTGCTGGAGGCCACACTCGGCGGTCGTCTGCTGCGCCTGACCCGCTCACCCGAATTCGAGCGCCCGAAGAAGAACGGCACCGGCACCCGCCTCCTGCAACCCCAGGCCACGCTCACCTGGCTCGACGGCAGCGGCGAGAACCTCTCTCGCATCACCGATATCGGCGACGAGGTCCTGCGCCTGCTCGGCATGAGCGCCGACCAGTTCTTCCAGGTGGTGCTGCTCCCGCAGGGCGACTTCGCCAAGTTCCTGCGGGCGGAGAACGAGGACCGCGAGAAGCTGCTCGAAAAGCTCTTCGACACCCAACGTTTCGGTACCGCCGAGAAATGGTTGGCGGACCGGCGACGCGCGGCCGAAGGCGAACTCACCACCCGTCAACAGGGCATCGACCGCCTGATCACCAAGGTCGGCATGGCGGCGGGTTACGGCGGCGCGGAATCGATCGGCATCCACGACTCGGTGACGTGGTCGCAGGAGCTGCTGGCCGCCGCGCGGACCACCCTCGCCGAGGCGACCACGAATGCCGAACTGCGCCGGAAAGAATCGGCCGAAGCCCGCACCGAGGCAGAAGAACAGCGCCGCGTCAGCGAGCTGCACACCCGCATGGCCGCGGCCCGCACCGAACTCGCCGCCTACACCGCCTCCGCTCCTCGCCGCGCCGAACTCGAACGCGAACTCCATCGCGCCCGGCTGGCCGAACCCGTCGTGCACGCCATCGACGAGGCGCGCTCCGCCGTCCGCGACCTGCGCCGTTCGGAAGGCGCCACTCGCGGCGCCGCCGCCGAGCTGGCCGAACGGCTCAGCGCTCCGCAGGCCGCCGACATCGCGGGCGTGGGCCTGCTCAGCGTCGTGATGAACGAGCCGATCGGCGCGCACGGCGGGGACCGTGATGCGCCGGACCAGCCGTCCGGTGGCGACGGACCCGGCACGCGAGTGGGTCGAGGCGACCACGCGTCCGATGGGCCGCGTCGTGTGCCGAGTCATGAAGGCTCCGAGGCGGGCCGCCGGTCGGTCCAGGCGGGCACCCTCGACGTCGAGGGTGATCTCGATGCGGCGATCAGCCAGTGGAACGCGCTGCTCGGTGTGCTCGGCGAGGTGCGCGCCGACGCGGTGCTCGCGCGCAGGCTCGCCGATGACCTCGTCGTGCACGAGCGCGAATCCGACCAGCTCACCCGGCGGGCAGCGGAATTGGCGCAGCGGCGGGTCGAACTGCCGGCAGCCATCGGTGCTGTGCAGGAACAGCTTCGTGAGGCCACCGACGCGGCCGCCGCCCTACCCGGGCTTCGGAACGAGCTGGCCAAGTGGCAGGACTCGGCGGCCGCAGCTGTCGAGATCGCCCGTCGCCGTCCGGCTCTGGACGCAGCGCGCGGTGAACACGACACGGCCTGGCGCGCCCACCTCGAAGCCAAGGAGCGCGTCCTCGATCTGCGGACCCGTCGCCTGGCGGGCATGGCCGCCGAACTCGCGGGCGCGCTCACCGAGGGCGCGCCGTGCACGGTGTGCGGGTCCGCCGAGCACCCGAGGCCCGCGCAGCCCACCGACGACGCGGTGTCCAAGGACGCCGAGGACGCCGCGCAGGCGGCCGAACAGGTCGCCGAGGCCGCGCGGGATCGTCTCGCCGAACGCATCAGCGCCATCGAACGCGAGATCGAGGCGCTGACCGCGCGTGGTGGCGACGCCGACCCCGTCACCCTCGCCGACGCGGTCCGCACCGCCACCCACCGTTTCGACGACACCGCCGACACCGCCGAGCGCGCCCCCGCCCTGACCAGCCGCCTGGAAGCCCTGCGCGCCGAGGAAGCCGCCCTCCACGACCAGTCCCGCGACGTGGACACCCGCCTCGGCACCACCACCGCCAACATCGCCGCCACCCGGACCCGCCTCGACGAACTCACCGCCCGACTGCGCGCCGCAGCCGGCGCCGACACCACCGTCGACGCCCGCACCACCCGCCTCGAATCCCTCATCACCGCCGCCACCACCCTCCGCACCGCCCGAACGGAGGAAGCCACCGCCCGAGACGCCGTCCGCACCATCGCCGCCCGTGTGGAAAACCTCGCTCGCACAGCGGGTCTCGTGCCGGAGGGCTACGAGGATGCGCAGCGAGAGACGGGCGAACCGGACAATCGAACGGCCCGCCGAACTGCGGCCGACGATGCCGATGCGAGCGTCGTCACCGAGATGGGCGCTGTCGCGGATGCCGACACCGAGACGAAGGTTGTTGCCGAGACGGGTAATGGCGGGGCCGTGGGGTTGGTTGCGGAGACGGCCGTTGGCGAGGCGGCGGGTGTCGTCAGCGAGACCCGCGTCGTTGCCGGGACCGGTGTGGGCACTGATTCGGTCATCACGGACCACGCGTCCTCTTCCGCCGAGCGCGATTCTGCGGAGCAGGCGAGTGCGGGCCGCGACGAGGCACGGGTAGGTGGAGCGCGAGCGGTACGCAGCGAGCTCGAGATGCCCAGCCTGTTCGACCTGTTCGATGAAGACCCCCTCGACGAAGAGTCAGCCGACAACGAGCCGGTCGACGACGAGCCGGTCGAGCCGGCCCCGCCCCGCGACGACATCGCGCTCCTGACCGCCTACGCCCAGGTCGTCACCGCCGTCGCGCGGACAGCGCGGCAGCAGGCCGCGATCGAAGGCGAACTCACCGCCGCGGACCGGGCTCGCGCGCATGCCGAGACAGTGCTCGCCGAACCACGGATCCAGGCTGTCGCCGAACAGACGCCGGGCGACCTGAACGCGCTCGAGCAGCGCTTCGCCGAAGCGCAGAGTGCGCTCACCGCGGCGGTGGCGGCCCAGTCGGCGGCGACCGAGCGGGTCGCCCAGCTCGAGCAGTTGGGGACCCAGCTGTGGGGTGAGGTCGAGCGGATCGCGCCCGAGCAGCGTGCCTTCGATGAGCTGGCCGCCCTGGCGGAAGTGGTCGCGGGCCGGGGTGAGAACAATCGGCGAATGTCGTTGCGCTCCTATGTTCTCGCGGCGCGGCTCGAGGAGGTCGCGGTGGCGGGATCACTGCGTCTGCGCCGGATGTCGGGTGGCCGTTACGAATTCGTCCACTCGGACAAGGCGGGCCCGCGCGGCAAGCGTGGCGGTCTCGGGCTCGACGTCCGCGACGACTACACCGGCGCGATCCGCTCGGCGAAAACCCTCTCCGGCGGTGAAACCTTCATGGCCTCATTGGCATTGGCGCTCGGCCTCGCCGACGTGGTCGCCGCCGAAACCGGTGGCCTCGTCCTGGACACCCTGTTCATCGACGAAGGCTTCGGCAGCCTGGACGCCGACACCCTCGACGCCGTCATGGGCGTCCTCGACGAACTGCGCGCGAACGGCCGAGTGGTCGGTGTGGTCAGTCACGTGGACGAAATGCGTCAGCGCATTCCCAGCCGCCTGCACGTGGTGCGCGGCCGGTCCGGGTCGAGACTGGAAGCGACCGTCGCCTAG
- the yczE gene encoding membrane protein YczE, which translates to MLTRRLLALYVGLWLYGTSMAVMIRAGLGLDPWDVFHQGVAAHVPLSFGVVTALTGIAVLLAWIPLRQRPGLGTVSNVVVIAIAVDAGLWLIPAVDGLWLRVLAMVAAVVVNAAATVLYIGAGMGPGPRDGLMTGLVARTGWPVWTVRTGIEVSVLTTGWFLGGSVGIGTLVYAFGIGPLVQLLIPLLDGKLPGFTPITQREVVPFVERPPAPAAPC; encoded by the coding sequence ATGCTCACTCGTCGCCTGCTCGCGCTGTACGTCGGTTTGTGGTTGTACGGCACTTCGATGGCGGTGATGATCCGGGCGGGACTCGGGCTCGACCCGTGGGACGTGTTCCACCAAGGGGTCGCCGCGCATGTGCCGTTGAGTTTCGGTGTGGTGACCGCGCTGACCGGGATAGCGGTGCTGCTCGCCTGGATCCCGCTGCGGCAGCGGCCGGGACTGGGGACCGTCAGCAATGTGGTGGTGATCGCGATCGCGGTCGACGCCGGGTTGTGGTTGATCCCCGCCGTGGACGGCCTGTGGCTGCGAGTGCTGGCCATGGTCGCCGCGGTGGTGGTGAACGCGGCCGCGACGGTGCTCTACATCGGTGCCGGGATGGGTCCGGGACCACGTGATGGACTGATGACTGGACTGGTCGCCCGGACCGGTTGGCCGGTGTGGACGGTGCGTACCGGGATCGAGGTCTCGGTGCTGACGACCGGGTGGTTCCTCGGCGGCAGTGTGGGCATCGGCACGCTGGTCTACGCCTTCGGGATCGGCCCGCTGGTCCAGCTGCTGATCCCGCTCCTCGACGGCAAGCTCCCCGGCTTCACGCCGATCACCCAGCGGGAAGTGGTGCCATTTGTGGAGCGTCCACCGGCGCCGGCCGCGCCGTGCTGA
- a CDS encoding methylated-DNA--[protein]-cysteine S-methyltransferase: MTDTALRLADVATVGTPIGPFTTIVDSDGAVLASGWTGDPTTLTGLVHATLRPAGLRQRDSLGAVTKAVLDYHAGDLTAIAAVPVRQRSGEFLIHAWEILRKVPAGEPVTYTEFAGLSGRPAATRAAANACARNSAALFVPCHRVLRIGGALGGFRWGLEAKAWLLAHES; the protein is encoded by the coding sequence ATGACTGACACTGCTCTTCGTCTCGCCGATGTCGCGACCGTCGGCACGCCGATCGGCCCGTTCACCACGATCGTCGATTCCGACGGCGCCGTGCTGGCCTCTGGCTGGACCGGCGACCCGACCACGCTGACCGGCCTCGTCCATGCCACCTTGCGCCCGGCCGGACTGCGGCAACGGGATTCGCTGGGCGCGGTGACCAAGGCCGTCCTCGACTATCACGCGGGCGATCTCACCGCGATCGCTGCCGTTCCGGTGCGCCAACGGTCCGGAGAATTCCTGATCCACGCCTGGGAAATCCTGCGCAAGGTACCGGCCGGAGAGCCGGTCACCTACACCGAGTTCGCCGGGCTCTCGGGGCGTCCGGCAGCCACGCGGGCCGCGGCCAACGCTTGCGCGCGCAACTCCGCGGCGCTGTTCGTGCCGTGCCATCGCGTGCTGCGGATCGGCGGAGCGCTCGGCGGGTTCCGCTGGGGGCTGGAAGCCAAGGCTTGGTTGCTCGCGCACGAGAGCTGA
- a CDS encoding Ada metal-binding domain-containing protein, whose translation MELVTITALDFEGCYRAVSTRDSRFDGQFFTAVRTTGIYCRPSCPAITPKRANVSFMPTAAAAQQAGYRACRRCLPDAAPGSPLWNVRADLAARAMRLIGDGVIERGGVPGLAATLGYSQRQLTRVLTTELGAGPLALARAHRAHTARLLIQTTEMPMSDIAFAADFASIRQFNDTVREVFAVSPTTMRTESRRSPRTDAVAPGTPGLLTLRLPYREPLDTGWLTWFLSAHAVPGMELWADGVYTRSLRTPHGHATIRLSFQPGHVRAELALRDMRDLAPTVARVRHLLDLDADPMGIDGALGIGRADDAATPSSEAIAGHGFTPGIRVPGCLAGSELLLCTMIGQQISVRAAGTHIARLVDALGEPIDGPVPRLFPTAETIAEHGAEVLTGPARRVSAIVAAARAIADGELVLHSGRTADDLRRDLLALDGVGPWTADYVTMRSLADPDILLDTDLVVRQGAARAGIDLGDTTRWAPWRSYLSMHLWKTALEHRGALVREPALQEAKTHD comes from the coding sequence GTGGAACTCGTGACCATCACCGCGTTGGACTTCGAGGGCTGCTACCGGGCGGTCTCCACCCGTGACTCCCGCTTCGACGGGCAGTTCTTCACCGCCGTCCGCACCACCGGCATCTATTGCCGGCCCTCGTGCCCGGCGATCACCCCCAAGCGGGCCAATGTGTCGTTCATGCCCACCGCGGCGGCGGCGCAGCAGGCCGGGTATCGCGCCTGCCGCCGGTGCCTGCCCGATGCCGCGCCCGGGTCACCGCTGTGGAATGTGCGGGCCGATTTGGCCGCGCGGGCTATGCGGTTGATCGGCGACGGGGTGATCGAGCGTGGTGGGGTGCCCGGGCTGGCCGCCACCCTCGGCTATTCGCAGCGCCAGCTCACGCGAGTGCTCACCACCGAACTCGGGGCCGGGCCGCTCGCGCTGGCCAGGGCGCATCGCGCGCACACCGCGCGGTTGCTCATCCAGACCACCGAGATGCCGATGTCGGATATCGCGTTCGCGGCGGACTTCGCCAGCATTCGGCAGTTCAACGACACCGTGCGCGAGGTCTTCGCGGTGAGTCCGACGACGATGCGGACCGAATCACGCCGATCGCCGCGCACCGATGCCGTCGCGCCCGGCACCCCCGGATTGCTGACCTTGCGGCTGCCGTACCGCGAGCCGCTCGACACAGGGTGGCTGACCTGGTTCCTCTCGGCACACGCGGTGCCGGGGATGGAACTCTGGGCGGACGGCGTGTACACGCGCAGCCTGCGTACTCCGCACGGGCACGCGACGATTCGGCTGTCGTTCCAGCCGGGACATGTGCGGGCGGAGTTGGCGTTGCGCGACATGCGAGATCTGGCGCCGACCGTGGCGCGAGTGCGGCATCTACTCGATCTGGACGCGGACCCGATGGGAATCGACGGTGCGCTCGGCATCGGCCGGGCAGATGACGCCGCGACTCCTTCGTCTGAAGCCATCGCGGGACACGGGTTCACGCCGGGAATCCGGGTGCCGGGTTGCCTCGCGGGATCGGAGTTGTTGTTGTGCACCATGATCGGGCAACAGATCTCCGTGCGCGCGGCGGGAACCCATATCGCGCGGCTGGTGGACGCGCTCGGTGAGCCGATCGACGGGCCGGTGCCGCGACTGTTCCCCACGGCCGAAACAATCGCCGAACACGGTGCCGAAGTGCTGACCGGGCCCGCGCGCAGGGTGAGTGCCATCGTGGCGGCGGCGCGCGCGATCGCGGACGGCGAACTGGTCCTGCATTCCGGCCGTACCGCCGACGACCTGCGGCGCGACCTGCTCGCCCTCGACGGCGTCGGCCCGTGGACCGCCGATTACGTCACCATGCGGTCCCTGGCTGATCCCGACATCTTGCTCGATACCGATCTGGTGGTCCGTCAGGGTGCCGCGCGGGCCGGCATCGACCTCGGCGACACCACCCGCTGGGCGCCGTGGCGCTCCTACCTGTCCATGCATCTGTGGAAGACCGCGCTCGAACATCGTGGCGCGCTTGTCCGTGAACCCGCACTCCAGGAAGCGAAAACCCATGACTGA
- a CDS encoding YbdD/YjiX family protein, with protein MPGVNVTRGADGRFIESTVRTADAGPLDSSAAAGPRAILGRVWAAVRGIARWYSAINGGQDYQRYVDHLRRTHPGAPVPSVRDYWRERYAEAERNPTNRCC; from the coding sequence ATGCCCGGTGTGAATGTCACTCGCGGTGCGGACGGCCGGTTCATCGAATCGACCGTCCGTACCGCTGACGCCGGCCCGCTCGACAGCTCCGCGGCTGCTGGGCCGCGAGCGATTCTCGGTCGCGTCTGGGCCGCTGTGCGAGGCATCGCCCGCTGGTACAGCGCGATCAACGGTGGCCAGGATTATCAGCGCTACGTCGACCATCTTCGCCGCACCCATCCGGGGGCACCGGTGCCGTCGGTGCGTGATTACTGGCGCGAACGTTATGCCGAAGCCGAGCGCAATCCCACCAATCGCTGCTGCTGA
- a CDS encoding carbon starvation CstA family protein: MATIEHLRTDPDLPPVGVVDRTPITPAKKAVFAGIAVLGAIAWAIIAFVRGESVNAVWIVIAAVCTYIIAYRFYARFIEWKITKPRDDVATPAEIYDNGKDFMPMDRRVLYGHHFAAIAGAGPLVGPVLAAQMGYLPGTIWIVVGVVFAGAVQDYLVLWASTRRRGRSLGQMARDELGLVGGVAAIVAILVIMTILLAVLALVVVNALGESPWGVFSIAMTVPIALFMGVYLRYLRPGAVGEVSAIGIVLLLAAIIGGGWVSETEWGADWFTLSRTTIAWCLIAYGFIASVLPVWLLLAPRDYLSTFMKVGTIVLLAVGILITMPVLKAPAVSEFAHTGAGPAFAGSLFPFLFITIACGALSGFHALVSSGTTPKLLAKESNARMIGYGGMLMESFVAVMAIITASIIDQHLYFGMNASAGLTGGTAEGAAKFTNSLGLSGPPATPELFTDAAADVGEKSIVSRTGGAPTLAVGISEVFSQFLGGSTMKAFWYHFAIMFEALFILTTIDAGTRVARFLVSDALGNFGGGFKKFRDPSWRFGAWLCSLIVVAGWGGVLLMGVNDPFGGINALYPLFGIANQLLAAIALIVVLTIIVKRGQWKWAWIPGVPLVWDLVVTMTASWQKIFSDDPKLGYWKQHSLCEAAKEAGKACLTAKTPEQVDIAIRNTFIQGTLSIVFAVLVLIVTAIGVLVCAKAIRTGTVTSTESEEQPSKIFAPSGFIATAAEKDLQKEWDVLIAEGKVSAPGSAHVS; this comes from the coding sequence ATGGCGACCATCGAACATCTGCGGACCGACCCGGACTTGCCTCCGGTCGGTGTCGTCGATCGCACGCCGATCACGCCCGCCAAGAAGGCCGTGTTCGCGGGGATCGCCGTTCTCGGCGCCATCGCGTGGGCGATCATCGCGTTCGTGCGCGGCGAGTCCGTGAACGCGGTGTGGATCGTGATCGCGGCGGTCTGTACCTACATCATCGCCTACCGCTTCTACGCGCGGTTCATCGAGTGGAAGATCACCAAGCCGCGCGACGACGTGGCCACGCCCGCCGAAATCTATGACAACGGCAAGGATTTCATGCCGATGGACCGGCGGGTGCTCTACGGGCACCATTTCGCCGCCATCGCGGGCGCCGGTCCGCTGGTCGGTCCGGTACTGGCCGCGCAGATGGGTTATCTGCCGGGCACCATCTGGATCGTCGTCGGCGTGGTGTTCGCCGGCGCGGTGCAGGACTACCTGGTGCTGTGGGCTTCGACCCGCCGGCGCGGCCGCAGCCTCGGCCAGATGGCACGCGACGAGCTCGGTCTCGTCGGTGGCGTGGCGGCGATCGTGGCGATTCTGGTGATCATGACGATCCTGCTCGCGGTGCTGGCGCTGGTCGTGGTGAACGCGCTCGGCGAAAGCCCGTGGGGCGTGTTCTCCATCGCGATGACGGTCCCGATCGCCCTGTTCATGGGTGTCTACCTGCGGTACCTGCGGCCGGGTGCGGTCGGCGAGGTCTCCGCGATCGGCATCGTGTTGCTGCTGGCCGCGATCATCGGCGGCGGCTGGGTCTCCGAAACCGAGTGGGGCGCGGACTGGTTCACCCTCTCGCGCACCACCATCGCGTGGTGCCTGATCGCCTACGGCTTCATCGCCTCGGTACTGCCGGTGTGGCTGCTGCTCGCCCCGCGCGACTACCTGTCGACGTTCATGAAGGTCGGCACGATCGTGCTGCTCGCGGTCGGCATCCTGATCACGATGCCGGTGCTGAAGGCGCCCGCCGTTTCCGAATTCGCGCACACCGGTGCGGGTCCGGCGTTCGCGGGCAGTCTGTTCCCGTTCCTGTTCATCACCATCGCCTGCGGTGCGCTCTCGGGTTTCCACGCGCTGGTCTCCTCGGGCACGACGCCGAAACTGCTGGCCAAGGAATCCAACGCCAGGATGATCGGCTACGGCGGCATGCTGATGGAGTCGTTCGTCGCGGTGATGGCGATCATCACCGCCTCGATCATCGACCAGCACCTGTACTTCGGCATGAACGCCTCGGCCGGACTCACCGGTGGTACCGCCGAAGGCGCCGCCAAGTTCACGAATTCGCTCGGGCTGTCGGGTCCGCCCGCGACGCCGGAACTGTTCACCGACGCGGCGGCCGATGTGGGCGAGAAGTCGATCGTCTCGCGCACCGGTGGCGCACCGACCCTGGCGGTCGGCATCTCCGAGGTCTTCTCCCAGTTCCTCGGCGGGTCGACGATGAAGGCCTTCTGGTACCACTTCGCGATCATGTTCGAGGCGCTGTTCATCCTCACCACCATCGACGCGGGCACCCGGGTCGCCCGGTTCCTGGTGTCGGACGCGCTGGGCAACTTCGGTGGCGGGTTCAAGAAGTTCCGTGATCCGTCGTGGCGGTTCGGCGCCTGGCTGTGCTCACTGATCGTGGTCGCGGGCTGGGGCGGGGTACTGCTGATGGGCGTCAACGACCCGTTCGGCGGCATCAACGCGCTGTATCCGCTGTTCGGCATCGCCAACCAGTTGCTCGCCGCGATCGCGCTGATCGTGGTGCTCACGATCATCGTCAAGCGCGGGCAGTGGAAGTGGGCCTGGATTCCCGGTGTTCCGCTGGTGTGGGATCTGGTGGTCACGATGACCGCGTCCTGGCAGAAGATCTTCTCCGACGATCCCAAGCTGGGTTACTGGAAGCAACACAGCCTGTGCGAGGCGGCCAAGGAGGCGGGCAAAGCCTGCCTGACGGCCAAGACGCCGGAGCAGGTCGACATCGCGATCCGCAATACGTTCATCCAGGGCACGCTGTCGATCGTGTTCGCGGTGCTGGTGCTGATCGTGACCGCCATCGGTGTGCTGGTGTGCGCGAAGGCGATCCGTACGGGCACGGTGACCAGCACCGAGTCCGAGGAGCAGCCGTCGAAGATCTTCGCTCCCAGCGGTTTCATCGCCACCGCCGCCGAGAAGGACTTGCAGAAGGAGTGGGACGTGCTGATCGCCGAGGGCAAGGTCAGCGCGCCCGGATCGGCGCACGTTTCCTGA
- a CDS encoding VOC family protein — protein sequence MDTTADTQTTIWPCLAFDDARAMIQFLTTAFDFDVTAVYARDNDDSVIEHGELRRPGGAGIMFGSTGRDDSPFGTRPPGVANLYLVVDNPDALYDRAKAAGATIIRELRDEDYGSRGFSAADPEGNLWSFGTYRGE from the coding sequence ATGGACACAACAGCTGACACCCAGACCACGATCTGGCCCTGCCTCGCCTTCGACGACGCCCGCGCCATGATCCAGTTCCTGACCACCGCCTTCGATTTCGACGTGACCGCGGTCTACGCCAGGGACAACGACGACTCCGTCATCGAACACGGTGAACTGCGCAGGCCGGGCGGCGCCGGCATCATGTTCGGCTCCACCGGCCGCGACGACAGCCCCTTCGGCACCCGGCCGCCGGGCGTCGCCAACCTCTACCTCGTCGTCGACAACCCCGACGCGCTCTACGACAGGGCGAAGGCCGCGGGCGCGACGATCATCCGCGAACTGCGCGACGAGGACTACGGCTCCCGCGGATTCAGCGCCGCCGACCCCGAAGGCAACCTCTGGAGCTTCGGAACCTACCGAGGCGAATAG
- a CDS encoding AraC family transcriptional regulator, with the protein MEATTEVVTAAPAPALAAFIDRYVGYRLAGFEPGLHRGLPSRHMTFIVAVGPTIDVVEQTDPRQAPGSYRCVLSGLQASPAMIAHTGFQEGVAIELTPLGCRVLFGMPASELWDMSIECSQARRTLGDQLADAVQSQRDWPSRFAACDRALTAAARTGTVAGPELTWAWRALVHTGGTCSINPLADRIGWTRQHLTRKFTAEFGASPKLAARIIRFERAKRMLAGTPSYISIAQIATTCGYYDQAHLNRDFGELAGVSPTTWLAEEIPSVQDPNDPPARG; encoded by the coding sequence ATGGAGGCGACCACGGAGGTGGTGACCGCGGCTCCCGCGCCGGCGCTGGCAGCGTTCATCGATCGGTACGTGGGTTATCGGCTCGCGGGTTTCGAGCCGGGCCTGCACCGTGGCCTCCCCTCCCGGCACATGACGTTCATCGTCGCTGTCGGCCCGACGATCGACGTCGTCGAGCAGACCGACCCGCGCCAAGCTCCCGGCAGCTACCGCTGTGTGTTGAGCGGCCTGCAGGCGAGCCCGGCGATGATCGCGCACACCGGCTTTCAGGAAGGTGTCGCGATCGAGCTGACCCCGCTGGGTTGCCGCGTGCTGTTCGGCATGCCCGCGAGCGAGCTGTGGGACATGTCGATCGAATGTTCCCAAGCGCGAAGGACTCTGGGCGATCAACTCGCCGATGCTGTGCAATCGCAACGGGATTGGCCGAGCCGGTTCGCCGCGTGTGATCGAGCCTTGACCGCCGCGGCACGCACCGGCACCGTGGCGGGGCCCGAATTGACCTGGGCCTGGCGCGCTCTCGTGCACACCGGCGGCACCTGCTCCATCAACCCGCTCGCCGATCGAATCGGCTGGACCCGCCAGCACCTGACCCGCAAGTTCACCGCCGAATTCGGCGCGAGCCCCAAGCTGGCCGCGCGGATCATCCGATTCGAGCGAGCCAAGCGCATGCTGGCGGGCACCCCGTCCTATATCTCCATCGCCCAGATCGCCACCACCTGCGGCTACTACGACCAGGCTCACCTCAACCGCGACTTCGGCGAGCTGGCGGGGGTGTCCCCCACCACCTGGCTCGCCGAGGAGATTCCATCCGTCCAAGACCCGAACGACCCACCCGCGCGAGGCTGA